A genomic segment from Daphnia carinata strain CSIRO-1 chromosome 1, CSIRO_AGI_Dcar_HiC_V3, whole genome shotgun sequence encodes:
- the LOC130690929 gene encoding ral GTPase-activating protein subunit alpha-1-like isoform X2, with protein MFSKKASIDVKKSTQKFLDGKRDIPTRFRHLKIVLDHAEPNDAKSLLETYYSPVFHIFYDSFSTTESTLKQKSHRVQREELDAVLVLLEKILLLLPELLQKRWQKHALTRLFKRLLHPANNTKLRKDSMKLFILWYQILGEQADGGIHSMFACLVPGFPHQPAYSYPNGAPSVAIATELLPLIPPQAGEKGIDDSCRFYLDSLMEFMITQVMRIEWRDKHLGRPQRCFSFLLQKFQTYYLPHIFPEISDRTNVYRPDLDITNLRRLGPHDPSSNSKQPFISCRVVVLKWLANLTHVPHSTHHQDTPFATCAAFLPQHLGSPAMDSSFYSQISEKEAPSYMSEQHRNEVTVVQDVLFGSRENVNLVVELYRQAFLLPLQQSPSIRKILSLYRDWIHRKVDAPPFMCEPIEDSGPKRNVSREQTHVYAGMQNALQIFITQVASVFMSWVPQGSLVFLEEQVDICKRVLNIYRYMVMNSPMEQKTWEQLLLVLLQVTSQVLGNKVPDKKEDTLGNRLAPALFQTLIVTWIRANLNVIITVDLWDQFVQTLSGLTVWEELIREWAKTMDILTRVLAKNLYHLDLSDLPLDRLSEQKAKKRRAGRVELLSGLGPFPQNIVPRSGQVNTPATTPVSSPPTTNVDATGHHSGNAAQEETRSASGSVRSRSSVMTPGHFAHQQRTRHSSSGDTSLKTADMWNIPRTAKVERSRSEGNFARKHRVGGTRNRCKRYDHIAVPSLPSSVENKITRMLTSETLSTAQLLRRPLQPRKQFLRKRSRSMNSIKHLKGFDESGRYSDSETESRSPSPSSGVETNSFKDSPMQIDVMGLDQGFGKFIKASVKSVSNLFSFLRLDGVDGDASHNRSVMFGGKAKGWLPDVAVVMWRRMLGALGDPNEVRNPQIHAAIFDYLVELGCILIKIRQNQGVSLDNVSTPPLPTFVPPVLILVPWCQKALALPSSYHKGKTLALRLLCTIVARTHDIPLPRNQLLLFYRAIHHALVGQDQDAINTVLKFCGARFFSLQLPGYSLLMLDFLHAANTIISNNDLKGSSRVEAISLVGSLLFFPETLPDLPVLQPIPNEYNLVHCNDIKEHVVALVLKSAKREATSVGRCVAISSLAVYIYCQLAHGTKHAKVKEAIAVLLAVLKCIPATQPKSSSNSEFKNRLIGQVACDMLLLLCDHADYLLEQYPDVPRAIIEDLSHTLSALTANQGCNDQTKRLLLSLSICLGEWCMRVPAESLLKPLVQPKSPSLLETVFRVLKSVATGSNVGGGGHVVENRPLDIGVADPSIDNVGEHLSTLSPSQSPLSSPTKDGYNQRSTNAKTVPSPGENEANIRAVRLAARMVMDHLINHIGHFPMGIGAARLSSMVCEHDDLPHFQGDELSAELFHSPSVQFFMLNKDTLMSLVELPTLEATRGSAMSGLRTAHSQVRIILRNLGGKFCWDSSILYSLKDDSTLTRLTKPPLPPFFTARPYQREELMISSFIGGDGAIIQPSPPRLSVRHRPPNSMPKWEDTAEDMDNLEDLLLFIGHTSPECIPAGRQADTLTTPPPPPPTMLPEQEEEALNALLHQKHIELDFYQKHSNEQWMRGRPVEEPIPEDPQSPFQFSRMLFSQLGLTSWDKRGQVQLLKKCDKLLRELKNLDSQKCRETHKIAVIYVGAGQEDKNSILTNSGGSQAFEDFVAGLAWEVELETHTGFLGGLQRNRSTGETAPYFATSFTEVIFHVSTRMPSHNQDALLQKTRHLGNDEVHIVWSEHSRDYRRGIIPTEFCDVLITIYPLPNQLFRIQITRKPDVPFVGPLFNESIIDKRVLPGLVRATALNASRATRSTIPYFHTFYEERYKALETITQNLQEPTTFEDFCVQLCCPGIPMPTTGSSGNLSGSFFNNMEMPGNPPSGPPSSSGGHVTFSSDTSYGFATSLFRQNPGQENKQRGLESAGLSVDIEEPHYASPKANKRLSFKHTSRKISGFGNPDC; from the exons GCGTTGCAATTGCGACAGAGCTTTTACCACTCATTCCACCACAGGCCGGTGAAAAAGGGATAGACGATTCTTGCAGATTTTATTTGGACTCGTTGATGGAGTTTATGATTACCCAG GTGATGCGGATCGAATGGAGAGATAAACATTTAGGCCGGCCACAGCGTTGTTTCTCCTTTCTGCTTCAAAAATTTCAGACCTACTACCTTCCACATATATTCCCGGAAATTTCGGATCGGACCAACGTCTACCGGCCTGATTTAG acATAACGAATCTTCGGCGTCTTGGTCCGCATGATCCAAGCAGCAATTCCAAACAGCCTTTTATTTCCTGCCGAGTGGTCGTGTTAAAGTGGTTAGCTAATCTCACCCATGTCCCACATTCTACCCACCATCAGGATACTCCCTTCGCAACTTGTGCCGCATTTCTTCCACAGCATCTTGGCTCTCCGGCCATGGACTCCTCATTCTACAGTCAAATATCAGAAAAGGAGGCTCCATCATACATGAG CGAACAACACCGAAACGAAGTAACAGTTGTCCAAGATGTACTCTTTGGTTCTCGAGAGAACGTTAATCTTGTGGTGGAGCTGTATCGGCAGGCATTTTTATTGCCTTTACAACAGTCTCCAAGCATCCGAAAAATTCTGTCTTTGTATCGGGATTGGATCCACAGAAAG GTTGATGCTCCTCCTTTCATGTGTGAGCCGATAGAAGATTCAGGACCGAAACGTAATGTTTCAAGAGAACAAACACATGTTTATGCTGGGATGCAA aATGCCTTGCAAATTTTCATTACGCAAGTGGCTAGTGTGTTTATGAGTTGGGTACCTCAGGGGTCTTTGGTTTTCCTGGAAGAGCAGGTGGATATATGCAAAAGGGTTTTGAACATATACCGTTATATGGTTATGAACTCTCCaatggaacaaaaaacttg GGAGCAGTTGCTTCTCGTTCTGCTACAGGTCACCTCACAAGTACTTGGCAACAAAGTACCtgacaaaaaagaagatacACTAGGCAATCGCCTAGCCCCGGCATTGTTCCAGACGCTCATTGTTACCTGGATACGCGCCAACCTTAATGTCATTATTACGGTAGATCTCTGGGATCAGTTCGTCCAGACTCTTTCAGGACTCACTGTTTGGGAAGAACTTATTCGTGAATGGGCG AAAACGATGGATATTCTTACAAGAGTGTTGGCGAAGAACTTGTACCACTTGGATCTAAGTGACCTTCCGCTGGATCGTCTAAGTGAACAGAAagccaagaaaagaagagctgGCCGTGTCGAATTACTCTCTGGCTTAGGGCCGTTTCCTCAAAACATTGTGCCCCGGAGCGGGCAAGTGAATACTCCAGCAACAACCCCAGTGTCTTCGCCACCCACCACAAACGTCGATGCAACTGGGCATCATTCTGGTAATGCAGCACAAGAAGAGACACGATCGGCAAGTGGATCCGTTAGATCACGAAGTTCCGTCATGACTCCCGGCCACTTTGCTCATCAACAGCGTACTCGACATAGCAGCTCGGGCGACACCTCGTTAAAAACTGCAGACATGTGGAATATTCCTCGCACTGCAAAAGTCGAGCGAAGTCGCAGCGAGGGCAATTTCGCGCGCAAACATCGTGTTGGTGGAACACGAAACCGGTGCAAACGCTACGATCACATCGCAGTTCCAT cCTTGCCATCGTCcgtggaaaataaaatcacgCGCATGCTGACCTCAGAAACTCTATCAACGGCACAACTTTTACGACGTCCTCTCCAACCTAGAAAACAGTTTCTTCGAAAGCGTTCTCGCTCAATGAATTCAATTAAGCATTTAAaag GATTTGATGAAAGTGGCCGGTATTCAGATTCTGAAACTGAATCTCGTTCACCTTCACCTTCCAGTGGAGTCGAAACGAATTCTTTCAAAGATTCGCCAATGCAAATTGATGTCATGGGTTTGGATCAAGGATTTGGCAAGTTCATTAAAGCTTCTGTAAAAAGCGTGAGtaatttatttagttttttacgatTAGATGGTGTTGATGGAGACGCGTCTCACAATCGATCGGTCATGTTTGGCGGAAAGGCCAAAGGCTGGCTTCCAGATGTGGCCGTTGTCATGTGGCGTCGAATGCTTGGAGCTTTAGGCGATCCCAACGAAGTCCGCAACCCTCAAATTCATGCAGctatctttgattatttggtGGAATTGGGGTGTATACTAATTAAG ATTCGCCAAAATCAAGGTGTCAGCCTTGACAATGTGTCTACGCCGCCTCTTCCCACTTTCGTTCCACCCGTCTTAATTCTTGTGCCATGGTGTCAAAAG GCGCTGGCATTACCATCCTCCTACCATAAGGGCAAGACGTTGGCACTACGTCTACTTTGCACAATAGTAGCCCGGACTCATGATATTCCTCTTCCACGGAATCAACTGTTGCTCTTTTATCGGGCTATCCATCATGCGCTCGTTGGTCAAGATCAG GATGCCATTAATACAGTTCTCAAATTCTGTGGAGCGCGCTTCTTTTCACTTCAATTACCCGGTTATTCGTTGCTAATGTTGGATTTTCTTCATGCCGCAAACACCATCATTTCTAACAACGACCTTAAAGGG AGCTCGCGTGTTGAGGCTATTTCGTTAGTTGGCTCGTTGCTCTTCTTCCCAGAGACTCTTCCTGATTTACCGGTGCTTCAACCAATACCCAACGAGTACAACCTTGTCCACTGTAACGACATCAAA GAACACGTCGTGGCTTTGGTACTGAAATCGGCTAAACGCGAAGCCACAAGCGTAGGCCGGTGCGTGGCCATATCCAGTTTGGCTGTGTATATTTACTGCCAATTGGCTCATGGCACAAAACACGCTAAAGTTAAGGAGGCTATTGCCGTCCTTTTAGCTGTGCTCAAG TGCATACCCGCCACCCAACCAAAATCCTCCTCAAATTCGGAG TTTAAAAATCGGCTTATAGGACAAGTGGCGTGTGAtatgcttcttcttctctgtGACCATGCGGATTATCTTCTCGAGCAATATCCGGATGTTCCACGTGCTATTATTGAA GATTTGTCTCACACGTTGTCTGCACTAACGGCGAATCAAGGCTGCAATGATCAGACAAAACGATTGTTGTTATCCTTGTCCATTTGCCTGGGAGAGTGGTGCATGCGAGTACCGGCGGAATCCTTGCTGAAACCCCTTGTCCAGCCGAAATCACCATCTTTATTGGAAACGGTTTTTCGCGTCTTGAAATCAGTTGCCACTGGAAGCAATGTTGGTGGTGGAGGGCATGTAGTGGAAAATCGCCCGCTGGACATTGGTGTTGCAGACCCGAGCATTGATAATGTAGGGGAGCATCTATCAACGCTTAGCCCGTCTCAGTCTCCGCTTTCTAGTCCGACCAAGGACGGGTACAACCAGAGATCAACCAATGCCAAGACAGTCCCTTCTCCTGGAGAGAATGAAGCAAATATTCGTGCAGTTCGATTAGCTGCTCGAATG GTGATGGATCATTTGATCAATCATATCGGACACTTTCCAATGGGAATCGGTGCTGCCCGATTGAGTTCCATGGTCTGCGAACATGACGACTTGCCACATTTTCAAGGCGATGAGCTCTCAGCGGAACTCTTTCATTCTCCATCTGTCCAGTTCTTCATGTTGAACAAGGATACATTGATGTCGTTGGTGGAACTCCCCACGTTAGAAGCCACTCGGGGGAGCGCAATGTCCGGTCTTCGAACGGCCCATTCTCAG GTGCGAATCATTTTGAGAAACCTCGGTGGCAAATTCTGCTGGGATTCGTCGATATTGTATTCGCTCAAAGATGATTCAACATTGACACGTTTAACTAAACCGCCTCTACCGCCATTTTTTACCGCACGTCCTTATCAACGCGAAGAGTTAATGATATCTTCATTCATCGGTGGAGATGGAGCCATCATCCAGCCATCTCCTCCGAGACTTTCAGTGCGTCATCGACCTCCCAATTCCATGCCCAAATGGGAGGATACTGCCGAAGACATGGACAACCTTGAAGACCTTTTGCTGTTTATTGGACATACAAGTCCTGAATGTATTCCAGCCGGAAGGCAAGCAGACACGTTGACTACgccacctcctcctccaccgacCATGTTACCCGAGCAAGAGGAGGAAGCGCTAAATGCGCTACTCCATCAAAAACACATCGAGCTTGATTTCTACCAAAAGCATTCAAATGAACAGTG GATGAGAGGGCGCCCGGTTGAAGAGCCTATACCGGAAGATCCACAATCCCCTTTCCAGTTTAGTCGGATGCTCTTTTCCCAGCTTGGTTTAACATCATGGGATAAAAGAGGACAAGTCCAACTCTTAAAGAAATGTGATAAACTTCTTCGTGAGTTAAAAAATCTCGATAGCCAG AAATGCCGAGAAACGCACAAGATTGCCGTCATTTATGTAGGTGCCGGCCAGGAGGACAAAAACTCAATTCTTACAAATTCCGGTGGAAGCCAGGCGTTCGAAGATTTTGTTGCTGGTCTTGCGTGGGAG GTTGAATTGGAAACGCATACAGGCTTTCTTGGCGGTTTGCAGCGCAACCGATCCACAGGCGAAACAGCTCCTTATTTTGCCACATCTTTCACTGAAGTTATTTTTCATGTATCGACTAGAATGCCTTCACACAATCAAGACGCTCTCCTTCAAAAA ACCCGCCACTTGGGTAACGACGAAGTCCATATTGTATGGTCGGAACATTCGCGTGATTACCGCCGAGGCATTATACCAACAGAGTTTTGCGATGTTCTCATCACCATCTATCCACTGCCGAATCAACTATTCCGCATCCAGATTACACGCAAACCAGAC GTCCCGTTCGTAGGTCCACTCTTCAACGAGAGCATAATAGACAAACGTGTGCTTCCTGGGTTGGTACGTGCTACTGCTCTAAACGCATCTAGGGCGACGCGATCCACCATCCCCTACTTCCATACTTT TTACGAAGAAAGATACAAGGCGTTGGAAACGATTACACAAAACCTTCAAGAACCAACGACGTTCGAGGATTTTTGTGTACAACTTTGCTGCCCAGGTATACCTATGCCTACAACTGGATCGTCCGGTAACTTGTCAG gttcatttttcaataacaTGGAAATGCCAGGGAATCCTCCATCAGGACCTCCATCTAGTTCGGGAGGCCATGTTACGTTCTCGTCTGATACTTCGTATGGATTTGCGACATCCCTCTTCCGTCAAAACCCTGgccaagaaaataaacaaagag GATTGGAAAGCGCCGGTTTGTCTGTCGACATCGAGGAACCGCATTACGCGTCACCCAAAGCGAATAAACGGCTGTCATTCAAACATACATCACGTAAGATATCGGGTTTCGGTAACCCAGATTgttga
- the LOC130690929 gene encoding ral GTPase-activating protein subunit alpha-1-like isoform X1: protein MFSKKASIDVKKSTQKFLDGKRDIPTRFRHLKIVLDHAEPNDAKSLLETYYSPVFHIFYDSFSTTESTLKQKSHRVQREELDAVLVLLEKILLLLPELLQKRWQKHALTRLFKRLLHPANNTKLRKDSMKLFILWYQILGEQADGGIHSMFACLVPGFPHQPAYSYPNGAPSVAIATELLPLIPPQAGEKGIDDSCRFYLDSLMEFMITQVMRIEWRDKHLGRPQRCFSFLLQKFQTYYLPHIFPEISDRTNVYRPDLDITNLRRLGPHDPSSNSKQPFISCRVVVLKWLANLTHVPHSTHHQDTPFATCAAFLPQHLGSPAMDSSFYSQISEKEAPSYMSEQHRNEVTVVQDVLFGSRENVNLVVELYRQAFLLPLQQSPSIRKILSLYRDWIHRKVDAPPFMCEPIEDSGPKRNVSREQTHVYAGMQNALQIFITQVASVFMSWVPQGSLVFLEEQVDICKRVLNIYRYMVMNSPMEQKTWEQLLLVLLQVTSQVLGNKVPDKKEDTLGNRLAPALFQTLIVTWIRANLNVIITVDLWDQFVQTLSGLTVWEELIREWAKTMDILTRVLAKNLYHLDLSDLPLDRLSEQKAKKRRAGRVELLSGLGPFPQNIVPRSGQVNTPATTPVSSPPTTNVDATGHHSGNAAQEETRSASGSVRSRSSVMTPGHFAHQQRTRHSSSGDTSLKTADMWNIPRTAKVERSRSEGNFARKHRVGGTRNRCKRYDHIAVPSLPSSVENKITRMLTSETLSTAQLLRRPLQPRKQFLRKRSRSMNSIKHLKGFDESGRYSDSETESRSPSPSSGVETNSFKDSPMQIDVMGLDQGFGKFIKASVKSVSNLFSFLRLDGVDGDASHNRSVMFGGKAKGWLPDVAVVMWRRMLGALGDPNEVRNPQIHAAIFDYLVELGCILIKIRQNQGVSLDNVSTPPLPTFVPPVLILVPWCQKALALPSSYHKGKTLALRLLCTIVARTHDIPLPRNQLLLFYRAIHHALVGQDQDAINTVLKFCGARFFSLQLPGYSLLMLDFLHAANTIISNNDLKGSSRVEAISLVGSLLFFPETLPDLPVLQPIPNEYNLVHCNDIKEHVVALVLKSAKREATSVGRCVAISSLAVYIYCQLAHGTKHAKVKEAIAVLLAVLKQCIPATQPKSSSNSEFKNRLIGQVACDMLLLLCDHADYLLEQYPDVPRAIIEDLSHTLSALTANQGCNDQTKRLLLSLSICLGEWCMRVPAESLLKPLVQPKSPSLLETVFRVLKSVATGSNVGGGGHVVENRPLDIGVADPSIDNVGEHLSTLSPSQSPLSSPTKDGYNQRSTNAKTVPSPGENEANIRAVRLAARMVMDHLINHIGHFPMGIGAARLSSMVCEHDDLPHFQGDELSAELFHSPSVQFFMLNKDTLMSLVELPTLEATRGSAMSGLRTAHSQVRIILRNLGGKFCWDSSILYSLKDDSTLTRLTKPPLPPFFTARPYQREELMISSFIGGDGAIIQPSPPRLSVRHRPPNSMPKWEDTAEDMDNLEDLLLFIGHTSPECIPAGRQADTLTTPPPPPPTMLPEQEEEALNALLHQKHIELDFYQKHSNEQWMRGRPVEEPIPEDPQSPFQFSRMLFSQLGLTSWDKRGQVQLLKKCDKLLRELKNLDSQKCRETHKIAVIYVGAGQEDKNSILTNSGGSQAFEDFVAGLAWEVELETHTGFLGGLQRNRSTGETAPYFATSFTEVIFHVSTRMPSHNQDALLQKTRHLGNDEVHIVWSEHSRDYRRGIIPTEFCDVLITIYPLPNQLFRIQITRKPDVPFVGPLFNESIIDKRVLPGLVRATALNASRATRSTIPYFHTFYEERYKALETITQNLQEPTTFEDFCVQLCCPGIPMPTTGSSGNLSGSFFNNMEMPGNPPSGPPSSSGGHVTFSSDTSYGFATSLFRQNPGQENKQRGLESAGLSVDIEEPHYASPKANKRLSFKHTSRKISGFGNPDC from the exons GCGTTGCAATTGCGACAGAGCTTTTACCACTCATTCCACCACAGGCCGGTGAAAAAGGGATAGACGATTCTTGCAGATTTTATTTGGACTCGTTGATGGAGTTTATGATTACCCAG GTGATGCGGATCGAATGGAGAGATAAACATTTAGGCCGGCCACAGCGTTGTTTCTCCTTTCTGCTTCAAAAATTTCAGACCTACTACCTTCCACATATATTCCCGGAAATTTCGGATCGGACCAACGTCTACCGGCCTGATTTAG acATAACGAATCTTCGGCGTCTTGGTCCGCATGATCCAAGCAGCAATTCCAAACAGCCTTTTATTTCCTGCCGAGTGGTCGTGTTAAAGTGGTTAGCTAATCTCACCCATGTCCCACATTCTACCCACCATCAGGATACTCCCTTCGCAACTTGTGCCGCATTTCTTCCACAGCATCTTGGCTCTCCGGCCATGGACTCCTCATTCTACAGTCAAATATCAGAAAAGGAGGCTCCATCATACATGAG CGAACAACACCGAAACGAAGTAACAGTTGTCCAAGATGTACTCTTTGGTTCTCGAGAGAACGTTAATCTTGTGGTGGAGCTGTATCGGCAGGCATTTTTATTGCCTTTACAACAGTCTCCAAGCATCCGAAAAATTCTGTCTTTGTATCGGGATTGGATCCACAGAAAG GTTGATGCTCCTCCTTTCATGTGTGAGCCGATAGAAGATTCAGGACCGAAACGTAATGTTTCAAGAGAACAAACACATGTTTATGCTGGGATGCAA aATGCCTTGCAAATTTTCATTACGCAAGTGGCTAGTGTGTTTATGAGTTGGGTACCTCAGGGGTCTTTGGTTTTCCTGGAAGAGCAGGTGGATATATGCAAAAGGGTTTTGAACATATACCGTTATATGGTTATGAACTCTCCaatggaacaaaaaacttg GGAGCAGTTGCTTCTCGTTCTGCTACAGGTCACCTCACAAGTACTTGGCAACAAAGTACCtgacaaaaaagaagatacACTAGGCAATCGCCTAGCCCCGGCATTGTTCCAGACGCTCATTGTTACCTGGATACGCGCCAACCTTAATGTCATTATTACGGTAGATCTCTGGGATCAGTTCGTCCAGACTCTTTCAGGACTCACTGTTTGGGAAGAACTTATTCGTGAATGGGCG AAAACGATGGATATTCTTACAAGAGTGTTGGCGAAGAACTTGTACCACTTGGATCTAAGTGACCTTCCGCTGGATCGTCTAAGTGAACAGAAagccaagaaaagaagagctgGCCGTGTCGAATTACTCTCTGGCTTAGGGCCGTTTCCTCAAAACATTGTGCCCCGGAGCGGGCAAGTGAATACTCCAGCAACAACCCCAGTGTCTTCGCCACCCACCACAAACGTCGATGCAACTGGGCATCATTCTGGTAATGCAGCACAAGAAGAGACACGATCGGCAAGTGGATCCGTTAGATCACGAAGTTCCGTCATGACTCCCGGCCACTTTGCTCATCAACAGCGTACTCGACATAGCAGCTCGGGCGACACCTCGTTAAAAACTGCAGACATGTGGAATATTCCTCGCACTGCAAAAGTCGAGCGAAGTCGCAGCGAGGGCAATTTCGCGCGCAAACATCGTGTTGGTGGAACACGAAACCGGTGCAAACGCTACGATCACATCGCAGTTCCAT cCTTGCCATCGTCcgtggaaaataaaatcacgCGCATGCTGACCTCAGAAACTCTATCAACGGCACAACTTTTACGACGTCCTCTCCAACCTAGAAAACAGTTTCTTCGAAAGCGTTCTCGCTCAATGAATTCAATTAAGCATTTAAaag GATTTGATGAAAGTGGCCGGTATTCAGATTCTGAAACTGAATCTCGTTCACCTTCACCTTCCAGTGGAGTCGAAACGAATTCTTTCAAAGATTCGCCAATGCAAATTGATGTCATGGGTTTGGATCAAGGATTTGGCAAGTTCATTAAAGCTTCTGTAAAAAGCGTGAGtaatttatttagttttttacgatTAGATGGTGTTGATGGAGACGCGTCTCACAATCGATCGGTCATGTTTGGCGGAAAGGCCAAAGGCTGGCTTCCAGATGTGGCCGTTGTCATGTGGCGTCGAATGCTTGGAGCTTTAGGCGATCCCAACGAAGTCCGCAACCCTCAAATTCATGCAGctatctttgattatttggtGGAATTGGGGTGTATACTAATTAAG ATTCGCCAAAATCAAGGTGTCAGCCTTGACAATGTGTCTACGCCGCCTCTTCCCACTTTCGTTCCACCCGTCTTAATTCTTGTGCCATGGTGTCAAAAG GCGCTGGCATTACCATCCTCCTACCATAAGGGCAAGACGTTGGCACTACGTCTACTTTGCACAATAGTAGCCCGGACTCATGATATTCCTCTTCCACGGAATCAACTGTTGCTCTTTTATCGGGCTATCCATCATGCGCTCGTTGGTCAAGATCAG GATGCCATTAATACAGTTCTCAAATTCTGTGGAGCGCGCTTCTTTTCACTTCAATTACCCGGTTATTCGTTGCTAATGTTGGATTTTCTTCATGCCGCAAACACCATCATTTCTAACAACGACCTTAAAGGG AGCTCGCGTGTTGAGGCTATTTCGTTAGTTGGCTCGTTGCTCTTCTTCCCAGAGACTCTTCCTGATTTACCGGTGCTTCAACCAATACCCAACGAGTACAACCTTGTCCACTGTAACGACATCAAA GAACACGTCGTGGCTTTGGTACTGAAATCGGCTAAACGCGAAGCCACAAGCGTAGGCCGGTGCGTGGCCATATCCAGTTTGGCTGTGTATATTTACTGCCAATTGGCTCATGGCACAAAACACGCTAAAGTTAAGGAGGCTATTGCCGTCCTTTTAGCTGTGCTCAAG CAGTGCATACCCGCCACCCAACCAAAATCCTCCTCAAATTCGGAG TTTAAAAATCGGCTTATAGGACAAGTGGCGTGTGAtatgcttcttcttctctgtGACCATGCGGATTATCTTCTCGAGCAATATCCGGATGTTCCACGTGCTATTATTGAA GATTTGTCTCACACGTTGTCTGCACTAACGGCGAATCAAGGCTGCAATGATCAGACAAAACGATTGTTGTTATCCTTGTCCATTTGCCTGGGAGAGTGGTGCATGCGAGTACCGGCGGAATCCTTGCTGAAACCCCTTGTCCAGCCGAAATCACCATCTTTATTGGAAACGGTTTTTCGCGTCTTGAAATCAGTTGCCACTGGAAGCAATGTTGGTGGTGGAGGGCATGTAGTGGAAAATCGCCCGCTGGACATTGGTGTTGCAGACCCGAGCATTGATAATGTAGGGGAGCATCTATCAACGCTTAGCCCGTCTCAGTCTCCGCTTTCTAGTCCGACCAAGGACGGGTACAACCAGAGATCAACCAATGCCAAGACAGTCCCTTCTCCTGGAGAGAATGAAGCAAATATTCGTGCAGTTCGATTAGCTGCTCGAATG GTGATGGATCATTTGATCAATCATATCGGACACTTTCCAATGGGAATCGGTGCTGCCCGATTGAGTTCCATGGTCTGCGAACATGACGACTTGCCACATTTTCAAGGCGATGAGCTCTCAGCGGAACTCTTTCATTCTCCATCTGTCCAGTTCTTCATGTTGAACAAGGATACATTGATGTCGTTGGTGGAACTCCCCACGTTAGAAGCCACTCGGGGGAGCGCAATGTCCGGTCTTCGAACGGCCCATTCTCAG GTGCGAATCATTTTGAGAAACCTCGGTGGCAAATTCTGCTGGGATTCGTCGATATTGTATTCGCTCAAAGATGATTCAACATTGACACGTTTAACTAAACCGCCTCTACCGCCATTTTTTACCGCACGTCCTTATCAACGCGAAGAGTTAATGATATCTTCATTCATCGGTGGAGATGGAGCCATCATCCAGCCATCTCCTCCGAGACTTTCAGTGCGTCATCGACCTCCCAATTCCATGCCCAAATGGGAGGATACTGCCGAAGACATGGACAACCTTGAAGACCTTTTGCTGTTTATTGGACATACAAGTCCTGAATGTATTCCAGCCGGAAGGCAAGCAGACACGTTGACTACgccacctcctcctccaccgacCATGTTACCCGAGCAAGAGGAGGAAGCGCTAAATGCGCTACTCCATCAAAAACACATCGAGCTTGATTTCTACCAAAAGCATTCAAATGAACAGTG GATGAGAGGGCGCCCGGTTGAAGAGCCTATACCGGAAGATCCACAATCCCCTTTCCAGTTTAGTCGGATGCTCTTTTCCCAGCTTGGTTTAACATCATGGGATAAAAGAGGACAAGTCCAACTCTTAAAGAAATGTGATAAACTTCTTCGTGAGTTAAAAAATCTCGATAGCCAG AAATGCCGAGAAACGCACAAGATTGCCGTCATTTATGTAGGTGCCGGCCAGGAGGACAAAAACTCAATTCTTACAAATTCCGGTGGAAGCCAGGCGTTCGAAGATTTTGTTGCTGGTCTTGCGTGGGAG GTTGAATTGGAAACGCATACAGGCTTTCTTGGCGGTTTGCAGCGCAACCGATCCACAGGCGAAACAGCTCCTTATTTTGCCACATCTTTCACTGAAGTTATTTTTCATGTATCGACTAGAATGCCTTCACACAATCAAGACGCTCTCCTTCAAAAA ACCCGCCACTTGGGTAACGACGAAGTCCATATTGTATGGTCGGAACATTCGCGTGATTACCGCCGAGGCATTATACCAACAGAGTTTTGCGATGTTCTCATCACCATCTATCCACTGCCGAATCAACTATTCCGCATCCAGATTACACGCAAACCAGAC GTCCCGTTCGTAGGTCCACTCTTCAACGAGAGCATAATAGACAAACGTGTGCTTCCTGGGTTGGTACGTGCTACTGCTCTAAACGCATCTAGGGCGACGCGATCCACCATCCCCTACTTCCATACTTT TTACGAAGAAAGATACAAGGCGTTGGAAACGATTACACAAAACCTTCAAGAACCAACGACGTTCGAGGATTTTTGTGTACAACTTTGCTGCCCAGGTATACCTATGCCTACAACTGGATCGTCCGGTAACTTGTCAG gttcatttttcaataacaTGGAAATGCCAGGGAATCCTCCATCAGGACCTCCATCTAGTTCGGGAGGCCATGTTACGTTCTCGTCTGATACTTCGTATGGATTTGCGACATCCCTCTTCCGTCAAAACCCTGgccaagaaaataaacaaagag GATTGGAAAGCGCCGGTTTGTCTGTCGACATCGAGGAACCGCATTACGCGTCACCCAAAGCGAATAAACGGCTGTCATTCAAACATACATCACGTAAGATATCGGGTTTCGGTAACCCAGATTgttga